Genomic window (Rhinopithecus roxellana isolate Shanxi Qingling unplaced genomic scaffold, ASM756505v1 contig5076, whole genome shotgun sequence):
CTTGTTCATTCCAGGGCACACTTCCAAATCTGCTCCGATGAATGGCCATTGCTTTGCAGAAAATGGTCCATCTCAAAAGTCCAGCTTGCCTCCTCCTCTTATTCCCCCAAGTGAGAACTTGGGGCCACATGAAGAGGATCAAGTTGTATGTGGTTTTAAGAAACTCACAGTGAACGGGGTTTGTGCCTCCACTCCTCCACTGACACCCATAAAAAactccccttcccttttcccctgtGCCCCTCTTTGTGAAAGGGGTTCTAGGCCTCTTCCACCGCTGCCAATCTCTGAAGCCCTCTCTCTGGATGACACAGACTGTGAGGTGGAATTCCTAACTAGCTCAGATACAGACTTCCTTTTAGAAGACTctacactttctgatttcaaatatgATGTTCCTGGCAGGCGAAGCTTCCGTGGGTGTGGACAAATCAACTATGCATATTTTGATACCCCAGCTGTTTCTGCAGCAGATCTCAGCTATGTGTCTGACCAAAATGGAGGTGTCCCAGATCCAAACCCTCCTCCACCTCAGACCCACCGAAGATTAAGAAGGTCTCATTCGGGACCAGCTGGCTCCTTTAACAAGCCAGCCATAAGGCTATCCAACTGTTGTGTACACAGAGCTTCTCCTAACTCCGATGAAGACAAACCTGAGATTCCCCCCAGAGTTCCCATACCTCCTAGGCCGGTAAAGCCAGATTATAGAAGATGGTCAGCAGAAGTTACTTCAAGCACCTATAGTGATGAAgacaggcctcccaaagtaccaccAAGAGAACCTTTGTCACCGAGTAACTCGCGCACACCGAGTCCCAAAAGCCTTCCGTCTTACCTCAATGGGGTCATGCCCCCAACACAGAGCTTTGCCCCTGATCCCAAGTATGTCAGCAGCAAAGCACTGCAAAGACAGAACAGTGAAGGATCTGCCAATAAGGTTCCTTGCATTCTGCCCATTATTGAAAATGGGAAGAAGGTTAGTTCAACCCATTATTACCTACTACCTGAACGACCACCATACCTGGACAAATACGAAAAATTTTTTAGGGAAGCAGAAGAAACAACTGCAAGCGCCCAAATCCAGCCATTACCCGCTGACTGCGGCATATCTTCAGCCGCAGAAAAGCCagactcaaaaacaaaagtgGATCTGGGTGGCCACGTGAAGCGTAAACATTTATCCTATGTGGTTTCTCCTTAGACCTTGGGGTCGTGGTTCAGCAGAGATTATGTAGGAGCAAATGGTTCTCAATTTTCCAGTTTGATTGAAGTGCACAGAAAAATCCCTTAgattgcaaaataaaatagttgaaCTCTCTGTCTTCACGCGGAAGGTTTAGAGCAGTTGTGAGATGCTGTTATGCTGAGAACCCCTGATTTTGTTAGTGTTGGAAAAAAGTCTTTCAAGTCTATAATTTAAAGATGTGATGGTGGGAAGGGGAGGATGGGGAAgctttttatatatgcatacattacATACCTATATATAAACTTGTGGTATAACCATAGACCATAGCTGCAGGTTAACCAATTAGTTACTATCTTAGAGtaatatatattcagaataatAAACTCAAGCTGGAGAAATGAGTCCTGATAGACTGAAAATTGAGCAAATGGAAGAAGATACAGTATTGATTAGATcagaatcattaaaaatatttttgtttagtaAGTTTGAAGATTTCTGGCTTTTAGgccttttctattttgtttcatttatttttgcaggCAGTCTTATCCATGGAGGGCAGAGTATCCATTCTTTACCATGGGTGTACCTACTTAGGTTAAAAATCATCCCAAGGCCTCATACTTCCAGGTTTCATGTTGTGTCTtgttgagggagggagagcagcTTACTTGGCAACCATATTGTCACCTGTACATGTAAcacatcttgaaaaataaaacgaTAATAGAACTAGTGACTAATTCTCCCTTACAGCTCCTGCTTGGTCCCACCCACTGAAGTAGCTCATCGCAGTGCGGGCCGTATTAGAGGCAGTGGGGTACGTTCGACTCAAATGGGATAGCATACTAGGTGCCAGTGTTAGGATGTCAGTTTTACAAAATAATGAAGCAATTAGCTATGTGATTGAGAGTTATTGTTTGGGGATGTGTgttgtggttttgcttttgtttttttagactgtattaataaacaaatacaacACAAGCTGGTCTTGTGTTGCTGGTTCCTATTCAGTATTTCCtggggattgtttgctttttaagtAAAACACTTCTGACCCATAGCGCAGTATGTCTGAATTCTAGAGGTCACATCAGCATCTTTCTGCTTTGAAAACTCTCACAGCTGGCTGCTTCACTTAGATGCAGTGAGACACATAAGTTTGTGTTCCGATTTTCACATCCTTCCATGTATTTATCTTGAAGAGATAAGCACAGAGGAGAAGGTGCTCACTAACAGAGGTACATTACTGCAATGTTCTCTTAACAGTTAAACAAGCTGTTTACAGTTCAAACTGCTGAATATTATTTGAGCTATTTAAAGCTTATTATATTTTAGTATGAACTAAATGAAGGTTAAAACATGCTTAAGAAAAATGCACTGATTTCTGCATTATGTGTACAGTATTGGACAaaggattttattcattttgttgcattattttgaatattgtcttttcattttaataaagttaTAATATTTATGATACCACTAGTCATGTTTCTTGCCTATACTCTATTTATAAAGTGTATGAAGCAATTTGacagcattattatttttaagcacaAGCGAAGATTCTTTGAAGTTTAATGTATTCTTGAAATTCTTATTCTTtagaatgaaatataatttgtgCAATATTTTTCACGTATTATGAAAGTATACAGTGGAAATGAGCtgtttgtttttacctttaaCAACTGAAAGAGAACTGGATTCTGGGGTTACTATCAAAAATAATTACATTGGGGCGTGGGAGTCCACATCAAGGACAATGTGACAGAAGAAACCAGTTCTGATGTGTAGACTTGGTTTGACTCATTCTGATTTTTAGGACGAGGTCCCAGTCACTCTGGGCCCTTTGGCAGGCTTTGCTTCTTGCTTGCTTCAGGCCACCCAGAGAATctgcgcctgccttggcctgtcaCAGAGATGGCAAGTCCACAGTGGACAAAGGGGCTCCTGGCAGCCTTTGGATGGAGGCAGGGGCTTGTGAGGGGGCTTAGTCCCATGTCACCTAGCCCTGTGCCTGGTTCTCTTCATTGTCCTCTGCAGGCTTCTTTATCCCCTGGGAGAGGATGGGAGCCCTCCACGACCTTCATCGGGCACCTGCACTGTCTTGCTACTCTCCAGAGTGAAGAGTGAGGGCTCAAATTATCTGGGTTGAAGTTCCAGCTTCATCTCTTTCTAATTCTGTGTGAGGCAGATTATTTTAAATCcttgtacctcagttttctcatgggTAAAATGGGCAGAGAGGTGGGAATTATTTTGTGACAACTGCATATAAACCATAGTATCTGgtacatagtgaaaccccatatgtGAGAACTGTTTTTGCCATCTAAAAGGCTGGGTGTCATTTACggcattttgcagatgaagaagcaGGCTTGGGACATTCAGTCAACAGACATTTGTTAAATCCCAGCCCCATGCTGGATCCTGCGCAAACAAATCCCCTGACCTTATGGAATTTAAAGCAGATCATGTTAATTATGATTACATCTTATACTAAGTGCTAAATAAAAAGGTAATGAACAATGGGAGCAATGAGGACAAATAACAGGACCTGTGGGGTGTTAAGCTCTGAAGGGTTAGAATGGAAGCTGAGGGAGGGGAGTGAACAGGGAGGTGTGTGACCAGCAGAGGAAGCCGACAGTGTGAGACACCCTGAAGCAGGAACGGCTGAGCAGCTTCCAGAAAGCGGCTGtcaggaggaggaggggcctggAAAAGCATAGTGGGTGCCACTGAAAGATCCTAAGCACGAGAGAAAGGTGATGTGATTTAAGATGACAGTGGTTATTATCTGGAGGACAGACTGGAGAGAAGCAAAAGGCAACAGGAAGACTTAATGGACAGAGGCTACTGTAGTCCTGAACTGAGACAAGACTGCCTTGGGCAGTGGAAATGGAGAAAAACGATTAAAGATACCTGGGAGTAGTAGAAACAGTTAAGTTCCAGATCATGCAGGCCCATGTGCACTGCACCCTTGCCAAAGAGGGACAGCTCCCCAAGCGCAGGGACTCATCTTCCTGTGCCCTGTCCTGACGCGCTGCCTGACCCAGAGGTGCAGTAAGTCCCTGCTGATTGGATGTCTGAATGCAACACTTGCAGAACTTCATCTACCTCTCAGACTTtttgcctctcccctcccctccactacCTTTTCTTGGTTATATGGTCAAGAATATGTTTCATTAGTTCTGTTTGCTTTCCATCTTacctttgtatttttacttgTGTTTGCAAGCATATACCTTTTCCCTGATTCTTCATGGCCCTGGCCGAGGAAATGTGCCTAGCCGCCATGCCAATGCCACACTACCACCAGAACACAGCCCCTAGCACCTTCTGCCTGCCAACTTATTCCTCAACCAGCACACAAAGCAAGTTAATTCTAAAGAGTTCTCGTGGCATAGGTCAAGCCCGGCACTTCTGACACTCTTCTCTGTTGCTAAGTAAGGTACCAATGGGAAATCAGCTGCATGTTAGCTGCCACTTTATGCACTGTTGAGTTCTCAAAGATGGTTATGTCACAGAACAAAGTACTGGCCTAAAATCCAGGTTTCTGTCTTGACTTCtcacttttgtgtttttgttttgttttgttttgttttgttttgttttgttttgagagagtctggctcttgtcaccccaggctccaggctagagtgcagtggcaccaatcttggctcaccgcagcctctgcctcccgggttcaagcgattctcctgcctcagcctcctgggtagctgggattatagacaggcaccactacacccagctaattttgtacttttttagtagagacggggtttctccatgttggtcaggcttgtctcgagctcccgacctcaggtgatcctcctgcctcggcctctcaaagtgttgggattacaggcgtgagccactacgcctggttgACCTCCCACTTTCTATAGGAAGGATTCGCTTCGCTTCCCTGAGCTTCAAGTTCCTTGTCAGTATATGTGAGGCCATGCCAGAGCGCACTGCAGTGCTATGCACACCTAAGAGACTGATTAGTAGGTACCATTTCGTAGCAGCAAACAGAAGTCAAGGATAAGGGGGCTCCTTACAAGTCAATTCAAAATTTGGGTAACAGTAAATATTGtcagtattttgcttttttgttttgaggcagagtcttccttgtcacccaggctggagtgcagtggcacgctctcagctcactgcaacctccgcctccagggttcaagtgattctcctgcctcaacctcccgagcagctgggattacaggcacctgccaccatgcctggctaatttttctatttttagtagagaaggggtttcaccatgttggccaggctgctctcaactcctgacctcaggtgatccacccacctcggcctcccaaagtgctgggattacaggcatggggcactgcgcccagcccattttgtCAGTTCTTATGCTGCAACAGTCAAGTATGTGATGCCTAtcctcttatttttaataaagtccaaAAACACACTAATGGAAGTTTAATACTGTTTGTTGCTTATCCATCTCTAGGTCTCAAGAGATGTCTTAACTATGCTGTGAAAAGTAAGAACTCTCTTTAAGAGGAtgtttcttggctgggcgtggtggctcatgcctgtaatcccagccacttgggaggctgaggcaggagaatcacttaaacctgggaggcggaggtttgcagtgagctgagattaagtcattgcactccagcctggacaacaagagtgaaactccatctcaaaaaaaaaaaaaaaaaaggatgcttcACTATTAGGggccctgaagaaaaaaaaaaaaaaagaattaatgaattgtttttctcttaagGGCCTCAAATATTTACAGCCTTGAGGTTCCATATTTTCAAATTGGAAATGCATAACAAGCCAGGAGGCACAgtgtgaatttctttcttttttttttttttttttttgagatggagtctcgctctgtcgcccaggctggagtgcagtggccggatctcagctcactgcaagctctgcctcccgggttcacgccattctcctgcctcagcctcccgagcagctgggactacaggcgcccgccacctcgcctggctagttttttgtattttttagtagagacggggtttcaccatgttagccaggatggtctcgatctcctgacctcgtgatccgcctgtctcggcctcccaaagtgctgggattacaggcttgagccaccgcgcccggcccacagtgTGAATTTCTAACCTAGTACTAGAGCTTCGAGGTATTCTTGTCCTTAGGAAAATCAGTTTTGTTCAAACTAAAATACAGTCAAGGACTTGTTTTCTTTAAACTAATCAATTGACAAACAACCTGGCCCTTTTCCTCTCGGCATGTGAATTATACAACTTGTTAAGAGTATTGGGTTTTATTTGgataaaggagggaaggagagtagAATT
Coding sequences:
- the LOC115896122 gene encoding ERBB receptor feedback inhibitor 1; protein product: MSIAGVAAQEIRVPLKTGFLHNGRAMGNMRKTCWSSRSEFKNNFLNIDPITMAYSLNSSAQERLIPLGHTSKSAPMNGHCFAENGPSQKSSLPPPLIPPSENLGPHEEDQVVCGFKKLTVNGVCASTPPLTPIKNSPSLFPCAPLCERGSRPLPPLPISEALSLDDTDCEVEFLTSSDTDFLLEDSTLSDFKYDVPGRRSFRGCGQINYAYFDTPAVSAADLSYVSDQNGGVPDPNPPPPQTHRRLRRSHSGPAGSFNKPAIRLSNCCVHRASPNSDEDKPEIPPRVPIPPRPVKPDYRRWSAEVTSSTYSDEDRPPKVPPREPLSPSNSRTPSPKSLPSYLNGVMPPTQSFAPDPKYVSSKALQRQNSEGSANKVPCILPIIENGKKVSSTHYYLLPERPPYLDKYEKFFREAEETTASAQIQPLPADCGISSAAEKPDSKTKVDLGGHVKRKHLSYVVSP